Proteins encoded within one genomic window of Chrysemys picta bellii isolate R12L10 chromosome 6, ASM1138683v2, whole genome shotgun sequence:
- the TPGS2 gene encoding tubulin polyglutamylase complex subunit 2 isoform X2, translating to MEDKPYSSLKPSMDRLTLGVIRILETSPGVDEVTFVEKEPAERHSIVSWEQKNSCVLPEDLKNFYLMSDGFHMTWSVKFDDNPMPLGSMVINGISKLSRLGGSSAYALPNAPTLADLEDDMDEEVVTPDTEIWFLDRALYWHFLTETFTAYYRLLITHLGLPQWQYAFTSYGISPQAKQWFNMYKPITINTALLSEEPDSFVNKLDPNKVFKSKNKTPVIKKKLPAQPAGSQKSHTSTTASKTPSLSGNALRKREPQT from the exons AAACTTCTCCAGGAGTCGATGAGGTGACATTTGTGGAAAAGGAGCCAGCTGAACGTCACTCTATTGTTTCCTGGGAGCAG AAAAACTCCTGTGTATTGCCAGAGGATTTAAAGAATTTCTACCTAATGAGCGATGGCTTCCACATGACCTGGAGTGTGAAGTTTGATG ATAACCCCATGCCACTGGGCTCCATGGTGATTAACGGCATCTCTAAGCTAAGTCGCCTTGGCGGATCATCGGCGTACGCCCTACCCAACGCGCCCACCCTCGCTGACCTGGAAGATGATATGGATGAGGAAG TTGTCACCCCAGACACTGAGATATGGTTTCTGGACAGAGCTCTGTACTGGCATTTCCTCACCGAGACCTTCACTGCCTACTACCGACTGCTGATCACCCACCTGGGTCTCCCGCAATGGCAGTATGCCTTTACGAGCTACGGCATCAGCCCCCAGGCTAAG CAATGGTTTAACATGTACAAGCCCATCACCATCAACACAGCTCTACTCTCGGAAGAACCTGACTCCTTTGTGAACAAACTGGACCCCAACAAGGTATTTAAAAGCAAGAACAAAACTCCGGTGATCAAAAAGAAATTgccagcccagccagcaggctCTCAGAAAAGCCACACAAGCACAACCGCCTCCAAGACCCCTTCGCTATCCGGGAATGCCCTGAGGAAACGAGAACCCCAGACCTGA
- the TPGS2 gene encoding tubulin polyglutamylase complex subunit 2 isoform X1, with the protein MEDKPYSSLKPSMDRLTLGVIRILETSPGVDEVTFVEKEPAERHSIVSWEQKNSCVLPEDLKNFYLMSDGFHMTWSVKFDDNPMPLGSMVINGISKLSRLGGSSAYALPNAPTLADLEDDMDEEGDEDQPEKPHFDSRSLIFELDPCNGNGKVCLVYKHTKPVVTPDTEIWFLDRALYWHFLTETFTAYYRLLITHLGLPQWQYAFTSYGISPQAKQWFNMYKPITINTALLSEEPDSFVNKLDPNKVFKSKNKTPVIKKKLPAQPAGSQKSHTSTTASKTPSLSGNALRKREPQT; encoded by the exons AAACTTCTCCAGGAGTCGATGAGGTGACATTTGTGGAAAAGGAGCCAGCTGAACGTCACTCTATTGTTTCCTGGGAGCAG AAAAACTCCTGTGTATTGCCAGAGGATTTAAAGAATTTCTACCTAATGAGCGATGGCTTCCACATGACCTGGAGTGTGAAGTTTGATG ATAACCCCATGCCACTGGGCTCCATGGTGATTAACGGCATCTCTAAGCTAAGTCGCCTTGGCGGATCATCGGCGTACGCCCTACCCAACGCGCCCACCCTCGCTGACCTGGAAGATGATATGGATGAGGAAG GTGATGAAGACCAGCCAGAAAAGCCCCACTTTGACTCTCGTAGCCTGATATTTGAATTAGACCCATGCAACGGGAACGGGAAAGTTTGCCTTGTTTATAAGCACACCAAACCAG TTGTCACCCCAGACACTGAGATATGGTTTCTGGACAGAGCTCTGTACTGGCATTTCCTCACCGAGACCTTCACTGCCTACTACCGACTGCTGATCACCCACCTGGGTCTCCCGCAATGGCAGTATGCCTTTACGAGCTACGGCATCAGCCCCCAGGCTAAG CAATGGTTTAACATGTACAAGCCCATCACCATCAACACAGCTCTACTCTCGGAAGAACCTGACTCCTTTGTGAACAAACTGGACCCCAACAAGGTATTTAAAAGCAAGAACAAAACTCCGGTGATCAAAAAGAAATTgccagcccagccagcaggctCTCAGAAAAGCCACACAAGCACAACCGCCTCCAAGACCCCTTCGCTATCCGGGAATGCCCTGAGGAAACGAGAACCCCAGACCTGA